The Pectobacterium wasabiae CFBP 3304 DNA segment TTATTGAAGTATCATGCAATTCCGGATCATAAAAATCATTATGGAAAATCTCCATTGGATTTTTCCAGACAAATTAAAGATGCTGAAATCATATCAATATTTGAAGGGGCGATATGAATTTAATTTTTTTGATGTGGGTTTTTATTTTAATATGACTTGATTGGATTATATCTATTTGACATGATTTTACGCTACGATTCTATCGTAAAATAACCCAATCACTTGGGGGGGGAGTGAGTTGTTTAATATCGATAATCAGATTGAATGGGTCTTGTAAAATAGGGTTAATCAACATGGGGTAGGGACTTTCCATGGTCGGTGAAATAATGAATATTAAATTAATAAATGATTTCCTTACTTTAAATGGGTTCTCTAAAGATAATGATATTAATTTTTTCAGAGTGAATAATGGTTTTTTAAATTGCATTAATTTTCAAAAAATAACTACAGGAGATGTTTTTTTTATAAACTTGGGTGTTCATCCTATTTTTGACCAGAAAGACAACCCACTGCCTTTTAAAAGAGAGATTGATTGTTATATTCGTACTCGTTTGTCTACGGATAAGAGATTAAGTGTTGAGTTATTCAATTCATCAGAAGGGATCTCATTCGTTATTAATGAAATAGAAGAAAAAGCTTGGCGTTTTTTTGATCTTTTTAGTTCTACTAATGATGTATTCTCTTGCTTAAGCATCAATGATATTAAAAATAAAAATATTCCTGATAAATTTAATGGTGTTACCGTTACTCGATTAGTATCGATGTGTGTTAATTACCATCTTTTCAACAATAATGTAAGTATGGCTCATGATTTTGCAAACTATGGTGTATGTATCTCAGGGATGGCTATAGGAGAAAGGAAAAAGTTCAAACAGATTTTAAAAGATATTGAAAAATATTTATTACCTTAGGTTTTTTATTTTAATTAATAGAACATCTACTGAGCGTCAGGAAATATTATCAGGGGAAATAGGACAGCTAAATAATGAAGATATCTGATTGTGCAAAAAAAAGACTCAAGGATATTGATTGGTTCGCTAATGTTGGTGCAGCGTATGATAGCGCTTTTTATCGAGTGGTAAATGTCAGTGACTTCATTTCTTCTATAATGAGTGATGAATGGGAAGATACGACTTTAGAAGCTAGGAATGAGATTACTGGTTTTTTGGCAAGAAAACATACTGTAATTTATCAAGAGTGGAATAAATTAACCAGGGAGGCTAGTGGTTTTGTTGATGAGAGTATTATTCCATTGATTCCAAAAATAGATGGAATTGACATGGAGATGATTTTTATTAACCTTAAGTGGGATTTAGTTAGTTATTTAGTTGAGGATGCTTATAAAGATAAATTACGCAGTGCGCTTTTTTTTAATGAACTTATTTTCATTTATGAGAGAGGGCATATCCCCTGCGGTTGGGATGGCGTTTGGCCGAACGGTAATTTAGTTATTTATTGATATATAAATTTTTATAAGCGTTTGCAACGCATCTTTCATCTTTTATTGATGATTGAGGATTGTTGGGATTACACGAGGTCTATTGTGAGGATTGGGGTATGTCTTTGCATTTTTTCCAAACAGATAGGTTTACTGGGCTAGTCAATAGGTATAAAAATCACGGGTATGTGACGATTAGCGCCAATTTTAATCAGGCGAAAAGCATCTATGATGTATTTGATGAAATAAAAGCATCTCTGCCTTTGGATCCTCCCCTGTATAGCCTATGTAATTTTGATGCTTTTTCTGATTCCCTTTTTGGGGGATTGGATTCTCTCGGGGAGCATAAAATATGTGTTTTCCTTGTGGATCTAAAAAGTGCTCTTAAAAATGACGATGTAAATTATAGCCTTATCCTAGAGGTTCTTTCTGATAACGTTTCTTACCTTAAGACTGAAGGAGTGCAAGTTTTTTTCTTTATTAGTTGATTCAACCAATTAGATGTGGTGCCGTGATTTTCTTTGGTGTTTACTGCCGTAATTTAACTGCTAGGATGAATGTTATTACGGTTCTTCGGAAAATATCCAGTCAATATAATTTTAAGGGATTCGTTGTGATGGATTATTTAACTATTGCTGATGATTTGGTTTTTCGTGATGAAAAAACGGATGAGAGAGTCGTTTTTAATTACTTTACCTGGGTCGAAGTCATCAAGGGCATTATTTTTAAATACACGGAAAAATCTAAAGAAGACATTGATTTTTTAGTTTTATCTCACTCATTAGTAAAAAATGCTAATAACAACTACATTTCTGTTGTGCTATGCAGTCATGAGGTCGAATATCATTGGGCGATGTTGATAGTATATGGTGAACTATATTGGAATCACGGAGTTACTCAAAACGAACCTGATGGGTACTGGGACTGGGAAACGGATTACAGAAAATCTAATGGCCTTGCTGAGGATAGTTTTGTTTTTATCGATTAATTCCAATTGAAGCTGCGCTATACTCTAAATAGTTAAAGTTGTGTGGCGAAATGTTAGTGTTTTGAACAACGCCAGGTATTGGCCTTTTAGAGCAAGGTTCGGCGATGAGTTCAGCAAATAAACTGTTTGCAGTATGATGAATATCAATAACCTTTCTATTTATCCTAACAGGAAGGGAGGTAGCAGGAAAACTCTATTGTTTTAATCAATAATCATCATGCAGGCATTATGATTATGCATTAGGTTTTAAAGTATATTAAGGTAAGATGGCGTTTTATTTAGAGGGGCTAGATTGGCTATGATAGATATTAAAGCAAATATTATTCCATCAGTGTCATTAGGTGGGGTGATTTTGGGAGAGCACATTGGGCGTTATGAGTACCTTCTTGATAAGCATGTTGTTAAATATGTTCAGGATGCGATTTTTTCAGTGAAATATAAATTCCCTGATTATCACTTGTCGATATCAGTGGATGTGAGGAATGGTAATATTTACAAAATTACTGCGCACAGTGGATATATCGGTGGGATGAATGGTGTATTTATTGGCGATCCGATTATAAAAATACCCAAGTCTTTTGTTTATGATGACTGTGATGAAGGATATATGGATAAGAATATGGATGGGGTTATTATTCAAACGGATATTGACGATCCTCTTCCTGAGGAATTGGCTAGTGCTAAAGTAGGTGTGATAGCTGTTTTTTTACCTAGCGCCTTTACGCTAAGCTCTGAGTGTTCGAATCGGGAGATCGTGTAACATTTCTTTCCATTAATTAGCCAGCAACAATCCATCTACTCCCCTTTATTTTATCATATTCCTTTCCCGACGGCAGAGCCTCAATATTCAGTGACTGACTGATGAGTTGATGACTCGCCGCTCATCAAAATACGTTATTTATCCAGCCTATGCAGTTACTGCCACTTTGCGGGTAAGATAATCCTCGGTTTTACACTTATTTTTTTTCGATTCATTCCTCTCTTTCATTTCTCATTTGGCAATATATCATTGTTGGGTTCGATGAATGTGCTCAGCGCGTAGTATATGTTGCAGCTTATTAATATAAGAATAGTGGTGATTATATAAGTATTAAACAATAATTAGATTATTCTCGATTTTACTTTTGTTTTTTTAGTTTCTTTGGATTATTTTTATGCTTTGAGTATTTTCTTATATCGCAGTTGGTAACTGTGATGAATTGTTAGTTATGTAAATAAAAATACTGAATATGTTATTCAGTATTTTTTTTGTACTTATGTGGTTTTTTTATTCTATTGTTTCTACGCCGCATCTATGTGGATAATTACTTTCCTTAAATTAATGAGGTTATTTTGGATATAATAAACAATGAATTAGTTTCATCGCTAATACTAAGTGAGTTAATTCAATACCGGCGTAGATTTACTCACTCGACGAAATCGATTAGCGAAGAAGAGGCTTTAGTAACTCAGGTTCAATTACCCAGAATTCGTGCTTTTGTTGATGAAAATAGCCGTATTGAACTTATTTTACCTGCGTTCCCTGTAAAATCTCCTAGCCCTTATAAGGTCCTAGGCAGAAAACCGGATATGGCAGAACGTTTGTCCCTGATATTCCTAAATTCATTATGCCAACGCATTCAGCTTTATTATCCACCTGGTGCTCATATTCGTATTTGCTCCGACGGGCATGTGTTTGGCGATCTAATTGGAACCAGTGACGAAACCATTAATGCCTATCAGCATGAGATTGAAAATTTACTGCATGAACTGGGTGCTGCTCATCTCAGTGTTTTTAATCTTAAGGATGTAGAGAATATGGCCGCGCTCACCGCTGATTACGATCATCTTCGCCAGCGGTTGGTTGAGGATTATGCTGAATCAGAAGAGGAGGTTAAATCGCAACTCATGCAGAACGAAGAAGGCTTGCAGCTTTATCGTTCAATCACCCGCTTTCTCTATGAAGATAGCCTGCGACCAGACTATACCGGCTCTAACGCTGCGTTACAGAAGGATGCCAAAAAACGTGCGTGTGGCGTTATTCAACGTAGCTGGGCGTGGGGCAACCTGCTCGCTGAAAATTTCCCAGACGCTATTCGTCTATCTATTCACCCCCAGCCTTCGGACAGCCTGAAACTGGGTATTCATATGATGCCCACTAAGGACGATTGGTTGACGCCCTGGCATGGTGTCGCCGCCAATGTTAATGGCCAGTTCGTGCTCATGAAGAATACCGATGCACAGCAGTTGGCTGGTGAAGTCGTGGAGATCCGCGGTACGCCGAGTTATTACGTCGTTAAGCAGCATGATATGGCGTAAGCGTACTTTTCTCGCCTTATCATTCGTCGAGACATCGATAATTGTCATCTTATAAAGGAATATACATGATGGAGAATAGTATGAACTGTCGCATTGAACTGCTTTCCCCTTTTGGTGCGTTGTTGACGCCTGTTGAAGCGGAGCAGAGCATCGTCACGCTGCCAATCGATACACTGCGTCAACTCGCTCGAGAGCATCATCTTCTGGTATTACGCGGGTTTTCTTCTGGTTTTTCCGATCCTGAAACGTTGACCGAGTATGCTGGCCACTGGGGGGAAATCATGATGTGGCCTTTCGGGGCGATACTGGATGTGAAGGAGCATGCGGGTACCAAAGATCATATCTTTGATAATAGCTATGTGCCGCTACACTGGGATGGAATGTACAAACCCACTATCCCCGAATTTCAACTGTTCCACTGCGTTTCTGCGCCGGGGCAGGATCAAGGTGGACGTACCACTTTCGTTGATACCACGCGCTTGTTGGCAGAGACCGACGCACAGTTAGTCGATGAGTGGCGTCGTGTTTCAATTACTTATCGTATTAAAGCCGTTGTACATTATGGCGGTGAAGTCACTTCTCCATTAATCATCCCTCATCCTAACGGCGTTGGGGAGATTATGCGCTATAACGAACTACCGACCGAAGGGGAGCGTTTCCTTAACCAGCATGCGCTGGAATATCATAATGTCACTCCGGAAGCGCAAAGCGCATTTAGCCAGACGCTACGGCAGCATTTGTACGATCCTCGTTATTATTATGCACATAAATGGCTACAGAGTGATGTTGTGATCGCCGACAACTTTTCGCTGCTGCATGGGCGTGAAGCCTTTACGGCTCATTCGGCTCGTCATCTGCAACGTGTGCATATTCAGGGCACTCCGGTTTGCGTGAATACTTGCATCGATAACGCGGCATAAGGGAAAGCATCATGGCACATATTCTCATGGCGGCGATGGCAACGCCGGGACATGTTTATCCTTTGCTGAGCATCGCTCGCTATTTGGTTGAGCAGGGAAACGATGTCACGTTGTTTAGCGGCGCGTTGTTCCGTGAGCAGGCAGAGGCGGCTGGGGTTGGTTTTATTCCTTTTAGCGATGAAATTGATTTTGACTACAGGCACCTTGAGCAGCACTTCCCTCTGCGAGCTACGCTGCCACCGGGTAACGCGCAGATGGCTCTGGCGCTGAAGAATTTCTTTGCTGCACCGATTCCATTGCTGGATCGCCAATTGCGTGATGCGCTGGAAAAGACCCATGCCGACCTGCTCATCATTGAAAATTGTTTTTATGGTGTTTTGCCGCTGTTGTTTTCTGATTCGCGGCCGCCGGTTATTGCGATAGGCGTGACGCCGTTGTCCTATTCGACGCGAGATTCAGTTTTCTATGGGCCGCGCATTCCACCTAAATTGCTGCCGCCCGACCTGAGCCATGAACAACTGGTGGATGAAGAAACGCGCGAACTTTTGAACGACGTTCAGCACGTGTTTAATGATGTGATGGTGCAAGTGGGAGGAGAGCCGCTTGAGCAGCCTTTTATGGATGCGCTAATTAGCCATTGCGATCGTTTCTTGCAATTATCGACCACTGAGCTTGAGTATCAGCGGGATGATTTGCCACCGAGCGTGCGATTTATTGGCCCATTATCCCATCACATCGCAGCAGGGCGCGTTCCGCAATGGTGGGCATCAGATGACAGCCGGCCGCTTATTATCGTTTCACAAGGAACACTGGCGAATGTCGATCTCCAGCAGCTTATCGGGCCAACGCTGCGCGCCCTGGCGGATTTACCTGTCAGAGTGCTGGCGACCACGGGGGGGCGTTCGGTTGATGCACTGCAAACATCATTACCTGAAAATGCCGGAGTGGTCAGTTTCCTTTCTTATGATGACTGGCTGCCAAAGGCGTCGATATTGATCACCAATGGGGGATACGGCTCGATTAATTCCGCGCTGAAAGATGGCGTCCCATTAATTGTGGCTGGCGTTGGGGAAGATAAACAGGAAAGTGCCGCGCGCGTAGTATTTGCTAAATGTGGGATTAACTTACAAACCAGTACGCCGAGTGAACAGCAAATTAAGCAGTCTGTCATCGAAATATTGGAGAGCCCAGGCTATTTACAGCACGCAAGATGGATTCAGGCAGATTATGCAAGCCATGACGCATTTGCTCTGATTAACGCTGAGATTAATGCGCTAGTCAGCCAAGGGAGGACGGCATAGCGTCAGGTAGAGGATATCTCTGCGCGATGTATGAGATTGCTCTACGGCGTTATTACTTCATATAACACATACTGAAATCGGCCACACGTTATGGGGTGAAATAGTGCCCCATAACGCTATTGTGAATCGTATTATTCCTACAGCGCTTTATCGGTCAACAAGGCGACCTTGCTGGCTGTTGATACGTGCTCAAGGTAGGCGTGGACGTTAGGGCCAAACTGTATCCCTTTCACGATCGTGAGTGACAGTAAAATAGGGAACAGAATAAAGTCGGTGGTGGAAATGGCGCTAATATTTGCCAAACGTGGTTCCAGTGCATCAAGTTTCTGCTTCACTTCCTCAATCAGTTCTGGCGTTTTCGCTATCAATGCATCCAGATCGCCAAAAGCTTTTTCTTCGCGAAGAAGGTAGGCATGACGTGCCTCTGGCGTAGAAAGCTCTTTAAAATCGGCTTTCGTGAAGCGGGGAACCGCAAGGTTAAATACTGCGCTGGAAACGGACTTACACCAGGCCTCAATATCGGCATCAACCGGCTTGTCGGCGATTAACGGCACCTGCTTGCTGTCGACATAGTGGACGATATCCATACTTTCCGGCATGAAGCTGCCATCTTCTTTCTGAAGGATCGGCACCACTTTGCGGCCCACCATGCGCGTTGGTGTGTCAATGTCGCCTTCCATAATGACGGATTGCTCAACAGGCAGATCTTTCAGACCAAAAATCATTCTGGCTCTGACACAGAATGGGCAGTGTTCGTAAATGAAAAGTTTCATGCATCGCCTCGTAAGATTTTGAAAAAGGCCGCGAAAATTTGCGCACCCGGTCATGACAAATCATGCCATCAGAGTAATACCTGATGCGGTCAGCGGTAAAGTGAATGTGGTTCGCCTTTGCTGAAAGGGTGATATGAAGTGTGCCTGCATTACCTAAGCTGGATTGCGGTATGATGCGGTGCCACCCCTTTGCGGAAGAGAGACAATGGATCGCCTGAGCGCGTTGGAAACATTTATCTGCGTTTTCGAAACGGGGTCGTTTTCCGCTGCGTCCCGTAGACTTGGTATTGGACAGCCTGCGGTTTCCAAGGCGATCATGCAGCTTGAACAACAATTGGCCACTCCGCTGTTGATTCGCTCTACCCGAGGGTTGACGCCAACGGAAGCCGGGCAGTATTTTTATGAGCAAATCGCTCCCGCGTTAAAGATGCTGGGAGAGGCTCAAGATCATGTGGTTAGCGGGAATGCTGCGATGTCCGGTCGGCTGCGCATTTGTGCGCCGGTTACCTTTGCCAGGCTGCACATTATGCCGCGACTCCATGAATTTATGGCCGAACATCCACAGCTAAACGTTGATGTCATTCTTGACGATCGTCCGATCGATCTGATTGCTGAAGGTATTGATGTGGCATTGCGTTTGGGCGAGATGAAGGATTCAAGCCTGCTCGCACATCGGCTGGCCTCGTGTACTATGCGCCTGTTGGCGACACCCGATTATTTTTCCGCTCATGGCATACCGGTTTCTCCTGATGCACTGTCTGCTTATCCTGCCGTTATCTATTTGCAGGGAGAGAGGACCGATCGCTGGATTTTTTCTCAAGATGGAACACAGACCACGGTATTCCCCAATGCGCGTATCCGTGTTTCTGCGGCGGAAGGTGTGCGTGCTACGGTGCTGTCCGGCGCAGGGCTGGCTGTGGCATCTGAATGGATGTTTGCACCAGAGCTTGAAAGCGGACAAGTTATCACTGCACTGGATTCATGGTCGCTGGGTAAGATGGATCTGTGGGCTGTCTACCCCGGAGGCCGCATGACATCATCTCGCGCCAGAGTTTTTACCCGCTTCGTTCAATGTCTCTTTTGCTGATTTATTCCCATTTGGAATAGCTGATATCCATTTTACCGCTCTATTGGGAATGATTTCTGCGCCTTATGCTGCACTCATCGCTTGCCGACCTCCGGCGGGAAAGACATAAACAGGTATGACGATGAGTACATTATCCAGCGAAGCCGATGTCAGAACACAGCATATTCCCGGCAAATTATTGATTTTCTCAATGGCGGCAGCCAGCGGTGTTTCTGTTGCCAATATTTATTACAACCAGCCGATGTTGGGCGTGATTAGCGAAAGTTTTACGCCGAATGGCGCGGTTTCGCTCATGCCGACGGTAACGCAATTAGGCTACGCACTCGGACTGCTGCTGCTGGTTCCCCTCGGTGATAAGTTTGATCGCCGTCGGCTAATTGTTTGGCAATTCTTGATGTTGGCACTGGCTTCTGTGTTTGCTGCGTTGTCGACATCGGTTTTTTCCTTGTTAAGTGCCTCATTGCTCATCGGTTTTGGTGCCACGGCGGCGCAGCAGATTGTTCCGGCTGCCGCAGCTCTCGCTGATGTGAAGCAGCGTGGCGCCATTGTCGGGACGGTGATGAGCGGGTTGCTAAGTGGGATTCTACTTAGCCGCACGATTGCGGGCGTGGTGGCGGAAAGTGCAGGCTGGCGTGCAATGTTCTGGCTGAGCGTGCCGCTGGCGCTGGCGGGCGCGTGGACGATGGCAAGAATGTTACCGGCTTTCCCATCGAATCAGACCATTCGTTACAGCGAACTCATGCATTCGCTGGTGGCGCTGTGGCGGAGTGAACGCACATTACGCAAAGCTACGCTGATTCAGGCGTTGTTGTTTGCATCGTTCAGCGCGTTCTGGAGTGTGCTTGCGCTGTATCTGGAAAGTGGGCGATTTCAAATGGGGGCTGCCGCAGCGGGGCTGTTTGGTGCGATCGGCGTGGCTGGTATTTTTGCGGCTCCGCTGGCCGGAAGATTGGTCGATAGAATCGGTAGCCGTCCAGTTGCGATCGCCGGAGCACTGCTGACGCTGCTGTCATGGGGGGTATTCATCGGCTTCGATTCTATTATTGGTCTGATTATTGGCGTTGTACTGCTCGATCTCGGCGTGCAAAGTGCGTTAATTGCCAATCAGCATGTGATTTACGGGCTTGGTGAGGCGGTCAGAGGCCGAATCAATACCGTATTTATGGGCGGTATGTTTCTGGGCGGTGCTGTTGGTTCCTCCGTTGCAATAGTGGCCTGGCAGCAGGGGGGATGGATGATGGTCGGGGGGCTTGCCATCGTGTTGGCAATGATGGCACTGCTGACCGCGCTGATGAAAGCGAAAAAGGCATAATAGGTATCAGGAAAGCGGCGAGATATTGCAGTAAGAAAAGCCTCGCCCATGTTGTTTTACAACCGGTAGATTAACCTTACTTGCTGATGACAATACTATACATTTGGCTTGCTATAGTCATTTCATCCCTTGTCAGTACCTCACATCCTTGTGAGTGTTGTGTAGTTAACCATCCCTGTCATTAGAATGACCTTACCCGCCTCGTGCGGGTTTTTTTTTGCCTGTACTTCAGCTAGTTGGATTAATGCCGGGCGGGCCTATTCCGTGTCGTTTTTGATTGAACGATCGGGGACTATTTTGGTAACGACCCGGTTTCTGCCTTCATGCTTGGCCTGATAGAGGGCGTCATCGGCAGTTTTTAAGACGCTATCGATCTGTTCCGTTCCTGGAGTAAAACAGGTGACGCCTAATGAAATCGTGATGTTTTCAGGAATTGGCAGCGGCATTTTTTCAACTTTTTTACGCAGCCGCTCGGCAATCTCGGCGGCTTGCTTCATGTCCGTATCGGGTAGGAGCGCCAGGAACTCCTCTCCACCCGTGCGACAAATCAGATCGGATTCCCGTGAGCCTTGCTTTATGTTGTCAGCCAACAGTCTGATGACGTCATCGCCGACATTGTGCCCATAGGTGTCATTGACGCGTTTGAAATGATCGATATCAATCACGATAGCGGCAACCTGATTGCTTTTTGACAGAATGAGTTCAACATTTTCATAGATACCACGTCGATTGAGTAACCCAGTGAGCGGGTCGGTGTGGGCTTGCAAACTCAGTTTGCCGATCCGCTTGTGCAACAGCACAGTACCGAAAAGAATGACGCGTTTTAGCTGATCAACCTCAAAATACCAAGAGGGAACTTTCTTGATTTTTTCAATGACGTCAGGCTCCTCCATTTTACTGGCAGAAACGGCCAGCAAGCGCAAAGGGTTGGCAATAGAGAAGGCAAGCAGGGTGAGTGCAATCAGCGTTAATGCCATCACCGGTGCGCCTTCGTATAAGACGGAGCGCATGACGCTGTTAAGTGAATCGAGCACATTTTGATAGGGATGTAAGGTAATGATAACCCAATCGGATGATTTCACCGTATCAAATCCCGCCAGTGACGGTGTGCCGCGCATATCGGGTATGGAGAGGGTTCCACTCTTCTTGTTCTGAAAGGCTTTCTTGATTTTCTCGTCGGTGACGGGCTTACCGACCCACTGTTTATCCTGATGGTAGAGAACAATTCCGTTTTTATCGATGACATAAACGCTGGAGTAATCGTTATAGAAATGGGTATTCATGAACTCGTTCAACACGCTTTTACTTTTTAAATAAATGGTTCCGCCGATGTAGCCAAGATAATTACCTTGTTTATCTTTGATGGGGGAAGAAACCAGCACGATGAGATTTCCTGTAACGGAAATATAAGGCTGGCTAATTAACGGCTTTTGTTCCGCTAGCGCGAGCTTGCTGGCATCTGAGGCCAGCGTACTGCCTTTCAGGTTGAGTGACGTTGGGTAAACCGTGTGTATGCGGTTCTGGCTGTCTGCAACGAAAACAGAATTAAAACTTTGACTCATGCGGAAGGTCTGCTCACTTTTCTCCAGCAGCGCATCATCGTCACTAAAACTATCCGCCATCGATGTTGCGCTGTAAGCCAACTCTTGCTGTGCGGAAGATAAAAACCCTTCTGTGGTTGCCGCCAATTTGGTGGAGTAATTAAGGTTTGAGTTAAGTATCTGATCGGTAATGAGCTTTTTTTGTACATTATAAACGGCGATATAAGCATTCGTCAGCGTAACGATCATACTGATAATCGCAAGGGATAAAATGAGTGAACGTAAATTGACTGGGAACCGCTTTTTTATTTTCATGATTGGCCGCCCCTATTTTCCGCTAGGTAAGCAAAAATTAATCTTTCTTGTTTTTATGAAAATTTGTTATGTAACGCGGGCTGAGCATCTCTTACGGCCGTTGAATAAACCCCGCTATTCAAAGTTATAGACGCTAACTGGACTATCTGGCAACGTTCAGCTTAATGGAGAGAATGCACGATCTCCAATGTGCCATTAATAATGAATTGCACACCCATGCAAACTAGCAGGAATCCCATCAGCCGCGAAATGGCTTCAATGCCGCTTTTCCCGATCAGACGCATAATCAGGCCTGAGCTTTTTAGGCTTAGCCAGACGATCAGGCTGATCAGCATAAACGTGAGGACAGGGGCAACGGTAATAACCCATGGCGTAATATCGACGCCGCTCTTGATTTGTGATGCAGAACTAATGATGAGGGCAATGGTGCCTGGCCCAGCAGTGCTGGGCATCGCCAATGGAACGAAGGCGATATTGACGTCATTGGCGGAAAAACTGTCGTTAATTTCTTCTTTTTTGCTTTTGACTTCGGGGGCATGTTCTGGTTTTTGCTGAGGAAAAAGCATGCGAAAACCGATAAATGCCACGATAAGCCCGCCGGCAATACGTAATCCAGGGATGGAAATGCCGAAGGTATTCATCACGATCTGACCTGCAT contains these protein-coding regions:
- a CDS encoding glycosyltransferase, with product MAHILMAAMATPGHVYPLLSIARYLVEQGNDVTLFSGALFREQAEAAGVGFIPFSDEIDFDYRHLEQHFPLRATLPPGNAQMALALKNFFAAPIPLLDRQLRDALEKTHADLLIIENCFYGVLPLLFSDSRPPVIAIGVTPLSYSTRDSVFYGPRIPPKLLPPDLSHEQLVDEETRELLNDVQHVFNDVMVQVGGEPLEQPFMDALISHCDRFLQLSTTELEYQRDDLPPSVRFIGPLSHHIAAGRVPQWWASDDSRPLIIVSQGTLANVDLQQLIGPTLRALADLPVRVLATTGGRSVDALQTSLPENAGVVSFLSYDDWLPKASILITNGGYGSINSALKDGVPLIVAGVGEDKQESAARVVFAKCGINLQTSTPSEQQIKQSVIEILESPGYLQHARWIQADYASHDAFALINAEINALVSQGRTA
- a CDS encoding sensor domain-containing diguanylate cyclase, translating into MKIKKRFPVNLRSLILSLAIISMIVTLTNAYIAVYNVQKKLITDQILNSNLNYSTKLAATTEGFLSSAQQELAYSATSMADSFSDDDALLEKSEQTFRMSQSFNSVFVADSQNRIHTVYPTSLNLKGSTLASDASKLALAEQKPLISQPYISVTGNLIVLVSSPIKDKQGNYLGYIGGTIYLKSKSVLNEFMNTHFYNDYSSVYVIDKNGIVLYHQDKQWVGKPVTDEKIKKAFQNKKSGTLSIPDMRGTPSLAGFDTVKSSDWVIITLHPYQNVLDSLNSVMRSVLYEGAPVMALTLIALTLLAFSIANPLRLLAVSASKMEEPDVIEKIKKVPSWYFEVDQLKRVILFGTVLLHKRIGKLSLQAHTDPLTGLLNRRGIYENVELILSKSNQVAAIVIDIDHFKRVNDTYGHNVGDDVIRLLADNIKQGSRESDLICRTGGEEFLALLPDTDMKQAAEIAERLRKKVEKMPLPIPENITISLGVTCFTPGTEQIDSVLKTADDALYQAKHEGRNRVVTKIVPDRSIKNDTE
- a CDS encoding TauD/TfdA dioxygenase family protein is translated as MMENSMNCRIELLSPFGALLTPVEAEQSIVTLPIDTLRQLAREHHLLVLRGFSSGFSDPETLTEYAGHWGEIMMWPFGAILDVKEHAGTKDHIFDNSYVPLHWDGMYKPTIPEFQLFHCVSAPGQDQGGRTTFVDTTRLLAETDAQLVDEWRRVSITYRIKAVVHYGGEVTSPLIIPHPNGVGEIMRYNELPTEGERFLNQHALEYHNVTPEAQSAFSQTLRQHLYDPRYYYAHKWLQSDVVIADNFSLLHGREAFTAHSARHLQRVHIQGTPVCVNTCIDNAA
- a CDS encoding barstar family protein, encoding MSLHFFQTDRFTGLVNRYKNHGYVTISANFNQAKSIYDVFDEIKASLPLDPPLYSLCNFDAFSDSLFGGLDSLGEHKICVFLVDLKSALKNDDVNYSLILEVLSDNVSYLKTEGVQVFFFIS
- the grxB gene encoding glutaredoxin 2, with the protein product MKLFIYEHCPFCVRARMIFGLKDLPVEQSVIMEGDIDTPTRMVGRKVVPILQKEDGSFMPESMDIVHYVDSKQVPLIADKPVDADIEAWCKSVSSAVFNLAVPRFTKADFKELSTPEARHAYLLREEKAFGDLDALIAKTPELIEEVKQKLDALEPRLANISAISTTDFILFPILLSLTIVKGIQFGPNVHAYLEHVSTASKVALLTDKAL
- a CDS encoding LysR family transcriptional regulator, yielding MDRLSALETFICVFETGSFSAASRRLGIGQPAVSKAIMQLEQQLATPLLIRSTRGLTPTEAGQYFYEQIAPALKMLGEAQDHVVSGNAAMSGRLRICAPVTFARLHIMPRLHEFMAEHPQLNVDVILDDRPIDLIAEGIDVALRLGEMKDSSLLAHRLASCTMRLLATPDYFSAHGIPVSPDALSAYPAVIYLQGERTDRWIFSQDGTQTTVFPNARIRVSAAEGVRATVLSGAGLAVASEWMFAPELESGQVITALDSWSLGKMDLWAVYPGGRMTSSRARVFTRFVQCLFC
- a CDS encoding DUF4304 domain-containing protein, whose product is MVGEIMNIKLINDFLTLNGFSKDNDINFFRVNNGFLNCINFQKITTGDVFFINLGVHPIFDQKDNPLPFKREIDCYIRTRLSTDKRLSVELFNSSEGISFVINEIEEKAWRFFDLFSSTNDVFSCLSINDIKNKNIPDKFNGVTVTRLVSMCVNYHLFNNNVSMAHDFANYGVCISGMAIGERKKFKQILKDIEKYLLP
- the pvcA gene encoding L-tyrosine isonitrile synthase; its protein translation is MDIINNELVSSLILSELIQYRRRFTHSTKSISEEEALVTQVQLPRIRAFVDENSRIELILPAFPVKSPSPYKVLGRKPDMAERLSLIFLNSLCQRIQLYYPPGAHIRICSDGHVFGDLIGTSDETINAYQHEIENLLHELGAAHLSVFNLKDVENMAALTADYDHLRQRLVEDYAESEEEVKSQLMQNEEGLQLYRSITRFLYEDSLRPDYTGSNAALQKDAKKRACGVIQRSWAWGNLLAENFPDAIRLSIHPQPSDSLKLGIHMMPTKDDWLTPWHGVAANVNGQFVLMKNTDAQQLAGEVVEIRGTPSYYVVKQHDMA
- a CDS encoding MFS transporter, which translates into the protein MSTLSSEADVRTQHIPGKLLIFSMAAASGVSVANIYYNQPMLGVISESFTPNGAVSLMPTVTQLGYALGLLLLVPLGDKFDRRRLIVWQFLMLALASVFAALSTSVFSLLSASLLIGFGATAAQQIVPAAAALADVKQRGAIVGTVMSGLLSGILLSRTIAGVVAESAGWRAMFWLSVPLALAGAWTMARMLPAFPSNQTIRYSELMHSLVALWRSERTLRKATLIQALLFASFSAFWSVLALYLESGRFQMGAAAAGLFGAIGVAGIFAAPLAGRLVDRIGSRPVAIAGALLTLLSWGVFIGFDSIIGLIIGVVLLDLGVQSALIANQHVIYGLGEAVRGRINTVFMGGMFLGGAVGSSVAIVAWQQGGWMMVGGLAIVLAMMALLTALMKAKKA